From Anopheles cruzii unplaced genomic scaffold, idAnoCruzAS_RS32_06 scaffold00553_ctg1, whole genome shotgun sequence, one genomic window encodes:
- the LOC128276119 gene encoding uncharacterized protein LOC128276119, translating into MKAQSPLLEMIPGNTRNDKAPLQWTTERSAAFSACKEQLANAALLAHPVASAELSLWVDASDTAAGAALHQVVDGGLQPLGFFSKKFDATQRRYSTYDQELTANPDKASPRQARQLDYIGQHTTDVRHVQGAANVTADLLSRINAMEPAPIIDFAALANDQEKDEELARNITTDQGRQFESRLFNELLKIVGAAHLRTTAYHPQSNGLIERWHRTLKAAIMYRDPQHWTEHLPMILLGLRTAYKDGLKAAPAELVYGTTLTIPSEFVAEPTNASSDPPSEFLSELRKAMKRVRARDTDWHGRQQVFVHEDLENAKRVFVRDDS; encoded by the exons ATGAAGGCGCAAAGTCCCCTGCTGGAAATGATCCCCGGGAACACGCGTAACGACAAGGCGCCGCTGCAATGGACAACCGAGCGTTCGGCAGCGTTCTCCGCTTGCAAGGAGCAGCTAGCAAATGCCGCCCTGCTCGCACACCCAGTAGCCTCGGCAGAGCTTTCGCTGTGGGTGGACGCGTCGGACACCGCGGCCGGTGCGGCCCTGCATCAGGTGGTTGACGGCGGGCTCCAGCCGCTGGGATTTTTCTCAAAGAAATTCGACGCAACGCAGCGCCGGTACAGCACATATGACCAGGAGCTGACCGCG AATCCCGACAAAGCGTCGCCACGCCAGGCACGCCAGCTGGACTATATTGGCCAGCACACCACAGACGTGCGACACGTCCAAGGAGCAGCCAACGTCACGGCGGACTTGCTCTCCCGGATCAACGCGATGGAGCCGGCACCGATCATCGACTTCGCCGCCCTCGCAAACGACCAGGAAAAGGACGAGGAGCTGGCCCGG AACATAACGACGGACCAAGGGCGCCAATTCGAGTCGAGGCTATTCAACGAGCTCCTCAAAATAGTGGGCGCGGCTCACCTGCGGACGACAGCCTACCACCCTCAGAGCAACGGGCTCATCGAGCGCTGGCATCGAACCTTGAAGGCAGCGATCATGTACCGCGACCCCCAACACTGGACTGAGCACCTGCCGATGATCCTGCTCGGGCTGCGGACGGCCTACAAGGACGGCTTAAAAGCGGCCCCCGCGGAGCTAGTGTATGGGACCACCCTGACGATCCCATCGGAATTTGTCGCGGAACCAACGAATGCCTCCAGCGACCCCCCCTCCGAGTTCCTCAGCGAGCTCCGGAAGGCCATGAAACGAGTACGGGCGCGCGACACGGACTGGCACGGCCGCCAACAAGTGTTCGTCCACGAGGACCTCGAGAACGCCAAGCGGGTGTTCGTGCGGGACGATTCC